Proteins from a genomic interval of Salmo salar chromosome ssa14, Ssal_v3.1, whole genome shotgun sequence:
- the capsla gene encoding calcyphosine-like a isoform X3, translated as MFYSNTENMASDTKATDPLEVLRQQCLARGAAGIKGLARTFRIMDDDGSKSLDLQEFIKGLEDYGVVVSREEARQIFILCDKDGSGTINFDEFLENLRPPMSSARISVIGQAFKKLDRTGDGVVTVEDLRGVYNGSQHPKYKSGEWTEEQVFLTFLSSFESPNDKDGKVAVVKENLFSTCLPG; from the exons ATGTTTTACAGTAACACAGAAAACATGGCCTCAGACACCAAGGCAACAGACCCACTGGAGGTACTGAGACAGCAATGTCTGGCCAGGGGAGCGGCTGGCATCAAGGGACTGGCAAG GACGTTCCGCATCATGGACGACGATGGCAGTAAGTCTCTGGACCTGCAGGAGTTCATTAAGGGACTGGAGGACTATGGTGTGGTGGTGAGCAGAGAGGAGGCCCGTCAGATCTTCATACTGTGTGACAAGGACGGCAGTGGCACCATCAACTTCGACGAGTTTCTGGAAAATCTGAGG CCTCCTATGTCCAGTGCCAGGATCTCTGTGATCGGTCAGGCTTTTAAGAAGTTAGACCGGACAGGGGACGGGGTGGTGACTGTGGAGGACCTGAGGGGGGTCTACAACGGCTCACAACACCCCAAATATAAGAGTGGGGAGTGGACAGAGGAACAGGTCTTCCTAACCTTCCTCAGCAGCTTTGAATCCCCCAACGACAAAGATGGCAAG gtcgcagttgtaaaagagaacttgttctcaacttgcctgcctggttaa
- the capsla gene encoding calcyphosine-like a isoform X1 gives MFYSNTENMASDTKATDPLEVLRQQCLARGAAGIKGLARTFRIMDDDGSKSLDLQEFIKGLEDYGVVVSREEARQIFILCDKDGSGTINFDEFLENLRPPMSSARISVIGQAFKKLDRTGDGVVTVEDLRGVYNGSQHPKYKSGEWTEEQVFLTFLSSFESPNDKDGKVTQEEFINYYSGVSASIDSDGHFVTMMQNAWKL, from the exons ATGTTTTACAGTAACACAGAAAACATGGCCTCAGACACCAAGGCAACAGACCCACTGGAGGTACTGAGACAGCAATGTCTGGCCAGGGGAGCGGCTGGCATCAAGGGACTGGCAAG GACGTTCCGCATCATGGACGACGATGGCAGTAAGTCTCTGGACCTGCAGGAGTTCATTAAGGGACTGGAGGACTATGGTGTGGTGGTGAGCAGAGAGGAGGCCCGTCAGATCTTCATACTGTGTGACAAGGACGGCAGTGGCACCATCAACTTCGACGAGTTTCTGGAAAATCTGAGG CCTCCTATGTCCAGTGCCAGGATCTCTGTGATCGGTCAGGCTTTTAAGAAGTTAGACCGGACAGGGGACGGGGTGGTGACTGTGGAGGACCTGAGGGGGGTCTACAACGGCTCACAACACCCCAAATATAAGAGTGGGGAGTGGACAGAGGAACAGGTCTTCCTAACCTTCCTCAGCAGCTTTGAATCCCCCAACGACAAAGATGGCAAG GTAACTCAGGAGGAGTTCATCAACTACTACAGTGGAGTGAGTGCCTCTATCGACAGCGACGGACACTTTGTTACTATGATGCAGAATGCCTGGAAGCTGTAG
- the capsla gene encoding calcyphosine-like a translates to MASDTKATDPLEVLRQQCLARGAAGIKGLARTFRIMDDDGSKSLDLQEFIKGLEDYGVVVSREEARQIFILCDKDGSGTINFDEFLENLRPPMSSARISVIGQAFKKLDRTGDGVVTVEDLRGVYNGSQHPKYKSGEWTEEQVFLTFLSSFESPNDKDGKVTQEEFINYYSGVSASIDSDGHFVTMMQNAWKL, encoded by the exons ATGGCCTCAGACACCAAGGCAACAGACCCACTGGAGGTACTGAGACAGCAATGTCTGGCCAGGGGAGCGGCTGGCATCAAGGGACTGGCAAG GACGTTCCGCATCATGGACGACGATGGCAGTAAGTCTCTGGACCTGCAGGAGTTCATTAAGGGACTGGAGGACTATGGTGTGGTGGTGAGCAGAGAGGAGGCCCGTCAGATCTTCATACTGTGTGACAAGGACGGCAGTGGCACCATCAACTTCGACGAGTTTCTGGAAAATCTGAGG CCTCCTATGTCCAGTGCCAGGATCTCTGTGATCGGTCAGGCTTTTAAGAAGTTAGACCGGACAGGGGACGGGGTGGTGACTGTGGAGGACCTGAGGGGGGTCTACAACGGCTCACAACACCCCAAATATAAGAGTGGGGAGTGGACAGAGGAACAGGTCTTCCTAACCTTCCTCAGCAGCTTTGAATCCCCCAACGACAAAGATGGCAAG GTAACTCAGGAGGAGTTCATCAACTACTACAGTGGAGTGAGTGCCTCTATCGACAGCGACGGACACTTTGTTACTATGATGCAGAATGCCTGGAAGCTGTAG